The proteins below come from a single Mytilus edulis chromosome 5, xbMytEdul2.2, whole genome shotgun sequence genomic window:
- the LOC139524784 gene encoding transmembrane protein 192-like isoform X1 — MVSLSNESRHTGGYFFNEDGSGQNKDTEDLLSESPALSAELDPPFRKIHIVWAIVVEILLFTGLVIATFVLPHIAVLQPDRNATKHEGKHLGSHIDEISVACYVHGGLWFVLLGFDRYLRYHHYRHRMCGYLEFYRRTRHLRKIPLLANSAGNAALLVVLKILQDLNGTHTDLYIEIVIALEAVLAVSVLMIYLVKTVKFNSLLMSPDVAQDEMISSFMQNSGTSEIGFSFGCNDIGFKDENYSDQVLEKQADMIRYLKQHNSQLGKRILALNAENNALKSQIGQR; from the exons ATGGTCAGCTTATCTAACGAATCGAGACACACAGGG GGCTATTTTTTCAATGAGGATGGATCAGGACAGAACAAAGATACAGAAGACTTACTATCAGAAAGTCCTGCTTTAAGTGCTGAATTGGATCCCCCTTTTAGAAAAATTCACATAGTTTGGGCTATTGTAGTGGAAATACTACTCTTT actgGTCTGGTCATAGCTACCTTTGTGCTACCACATATAGCAGTATTACAACCTGATAGAAATGCTACAAAACATGAGGGTAAACATTTAGGATCACATATTGATGAAATATCCGTAGCCTGTTATGTCCATGGAGGACTCTGGTTTGTCCTGCTTGGGTTTGATCGATATTTGAGATACCACCATTACAGACACAGAATGTGTGGATATCTGGAATTTTATCGAAGAACGAGACATTTACGTAAAATACCTTTGCTAGCAAATTCAGCAG GTAATGCTGCCTTGTTAGTAGTTCTGAAgattttacaagatttgaatggAACCCACACCGATCTATATATAGAAATAGTGATTGCCTTGGAGGCTGTGCTAGCTGTGTCAGTGCTGATGATTTATCTTG taaaaaccGTAAAGTTTAATAGTTTATTGATGTCCCCAGATGTCGCTCAAGATGAAATGATCTCTAGTTTCATGCAGAACAGTGGTACTTCAGAGATTGGTTTTAG TTTTGGATGTAATGATATTGGATTTAA agatGAAAATTATTCAGATCAAGTATTAGAGAAACAAGCAGATATGATACGATATCTTAAACAACACAATTCACAGCTTGGCAAACGTATTCTAGCTTTGAATGCTGAAAATAATGCATTGAAATCTCAGATCGGACAAAgataa
- the LOC139524784 gene encoding transmembrane protein 192-like isoform X2: protein MVSLSNESRHTGGYFFNEDGSGQNKDTEDLLSESPALSAELDPPFRKIHIVWAIVVEILLFTGLVIATFVLPHIAVLQPDRNATKHEGKHLGSHIDEISVACYVHGGLWFVLLGFDRYLRYHHYRHRMCGYLEFYRRTRHLRKIPLLANSAGNAALLVVLKILQDLNGTHTDLYIEIVIALEAVLAVSVLMIYLVKTVKFNSLLMSPDVAQDEMISSFMQNSGTSEIGFRDENYSDQVLEKQADMIRYLKQHNSQLGKRILALNAENNALKSQIGQR from the exons ATGGTCAGCTTATCTAACGAATCGAGACACACAGGG GGCTATTTTTTCAATGAGGATGGATCAGGACAGAACAAAGATACAGAAGACTTACTATCAGAAAGTCCTGCTTTAAGTGCTGAATTGGATCCCCCTTTTAGAAAAATTCACATAGTTTGGGCTATTGTAGTGGAAATACTACTCTTT actgGTCTGGTCATAGCTACCTTTGTGCTACCACATATAGCAGTATTACAACCTGATAGAAATGCTACAAAACATGAGGGTAAACATTTAGGATCACATATTGATGAAATATCCGTAGCCTGTTATGTCCATGGAGGACTCTGGTTTGTCCTGCTTGGGTTTGATCGATATTTGAGATACCACCATTACAGACACAGAATGTGTGGATATCTGGAATTTTATCGAAGAACGAGACATTTACGTAAAATACCTTTGCTAGCAAATTCAGCAG GTAATGCTGCCTTGTTAGTAGTTCTGAAgattttacaagatttgaatggAACCCACACCGATCTATATATAGAAATAGTGATTGCCTTGGAGGCTGTGCTAGCTGTGTCAGTGCTGATGATTTATCTTG taaaaaccGTAAAGTTTAATAGTTTATTGATGTCCCCAGATGTCGCTCAAGATGAAATGATCTCTAGTTTCATGCAGAACAGTGGTACTTCAGAGATTGGTTTTAG agatGAAAATTATTCAGATCAAGTATTAGAGAAACAAGCAGATATGATACGATATCTTAAACAACACAATTCACAGCTTGGCAAACGTATTCTAGCTTTGAATGCTGAAAATAATGCATTGAAATCTCAGATCGGACAAAgataa